In the genome of Populus nigra chromosome 9, ddPopNigr1.1, whole genome shotgun sequence, one region contains:
- the LOC133702647 gene encoding formin-like protein 5: MLTRMNQQQVVHKKSSCFSFLVILLCATVVVSLDYRGRTEEVFLRQLVNPATGDVDKDTAELLCIICKVDLIRLKEAGGNPNFFLPEETFSGADELSSKGWLVAKENSQRLIKVLHPQLKETLLDCIRKNSFLFHVSGDEGDADIYHSTSPNSLFHRHAGARRNLLQSIAEAPAPAPAVGSLIPSPAPAPDLALSPVSTPNPAPSPQELFFPRLSPPPLSLSENSSGGLTSGPSIEPDNGKNNNKTVLIAVLVTAAVTFVLAALFFLFCTAVCRRGSGAGRNDERPLLSISLSDYSVGSTHKTFGLGNSIKEEKLGHQSLGNISNHEKRGSSFESNFYNSDAQNVSLDESLSLGVVSGAAKFSTDNKMNILVPPPPGRTGSNPFLKPPPGRAEPLPHEPPANLRPPPSRAGPTPSPPPPPPAPPAPAKSSSSVPLPPRGSPPPPPIAPGVKPGPRPPPPPTGGSAPRPPPPMPPGPKAPRPPLGSKRPSNSASSEGAGLGDDADADAPKTKLKPFFWDKVLANPDHSMVWHQIKSGSFQFNEEMIETLFGYAPDKNKNEHKKESSSQDPSPQYIQILDPKKAQNLSILLRALNVTIEEVCDALREGNELPVELLQNLLRMAPTADEELKLRLYSGELSQLGPAERFLKALVDIPFAFKRLEALLFMCILQEEVATTKESFETLEVACKELRNNRLFLKLLEAVLKTGNRMNDGTFRGGAQAFKLDTLLKLSDVKGIDGKTTLLHFVVQEIIRSEGVRAARAGRESRSISSVSVKTDDLLEDISPDTEDNYSSLGLQVVSQLSSELENVKRAAVVDADSLTGSVAKLGQSVVVTRNFLNKDMKNLEENSGFHETLKSFVQNAEVDIMSLLEEEKRIAALVKSTGDYFYGNAGKDEGLRLFIVVRDFLIILDKVCKEVGEAQKRSAKTRKKEASTASSPSHKHQQPSPDIRQRLFPAIAERRMGDSSSSSDDEG, translated from the exons ATGCTTACAAGGATGAATCAACAACAAGTGGTTCATAAGAAGTCAAGTTGTTTCAGTTTCTTGGTGATTCTGCTATGTGCAACGGTGGTGGTGAGCTTGGATTACAGAGGAAGGACAGAGGAAGTGTTTTTGAGGCAATTAGTTAATCCAGCAACTGGAGATGTAGATAAGGACACG GCAGAGCTACTATGCATCATTTGCAAAGTAGATTTGATTCGTCTGAAGGAAGCTGGTGGAAATCCTAACTTCTTTTTACCAGAGGAAACATTTAGTGGGGCCGATGAACTTAGCTCAAAGGGCTGGTTAGTGGCAAAAGAAAACAGTCAGAGATTGATTAAAGTCCTGCATCCCCAGTTAAAGGAAACTCTTTTAGATTGTATAAGAAAGAACAGTTTTCTGTTCCATGTTTCTGGAGATGAAGGCGATGCAGATATTTATCACTCAACTTCTCCAAATTCGTTATTTCATAGGCATGCTGGTGCAAGAAGGAATTTGCTTCAGAGCATTGCAGAGGCTCCAGCCCCAGCGCCTGCTGTTGGATCCCTGATTCCTAGCCCTGCACCAGCTCCAGATCTGGCTCTTTCTCCGGTTTCCACTCCAAACCCTGCCCCTTCACCGCAGGAGCTATTTTTTCCTCGACTATCACCACCTCCTCTCAGTCTCAGCGAAAACTCTTCTGGAGGTCTAACTTCTGGTCCAAGTATTGAACCAGATAatggaaaaaataacaataaaacagtTCTCATTGCAGTACTTGTGACTGCTGCAGTGACATTTGTTCTTGCAGCATTGTTCTTCTTGTTCTGTACTGCGGTTTGTAGGAGAGGATCTGGTGCGGGACGAAATGATGAAAGGCCCCTTCTTAGCATAAGCTTAAGTGACTATTCTGTTG GTTCCACACATAAAACTTTTGGTTTAGGAAATTCTATCAAAGAAGAAAAGCTCGGTCATCAATCTCTTGGTAATATATCAAACCATGAGAAAAGGGGATCATCTTTCGAGAGCAATTTTTATAACTCTGATGCTCAGAATGTATCGTTAGATGAAAGTCTGTCGTTAGGAGTTGTTAGTGGTGCTGCCAAATTCTCTACTGACAACAAGATGAACATACTTGTACCACCTCCACCAGGAAGGACAGGCAGCAACCCTTTTCTGAAGCCTCCCCCTGGAAGGGCAGAACCGCTTCCCCATGAACCGCCTGCTAATCTCAGGCCTCCTCCCAGTAGGGCTGGTCCTACTCCttcccctccccctccccctcctgCACCACCTGCCCCTGCAAAATCATCCAGTAGTGTGCCCCTTCCTCCCCGTGGTTCACCTCCTCCACCACCTATTGCTCCGGGAGTGAAACCTGGTCCACGCCCTCCACCACCTCCAACTGGAGGTTCCGCTCCTcgaccaccaccaccaatgCCCCCAGGTCCAAAGGCTCCTCGACCCCCTCTTGGATCAAAGCGTCCTTCCAATAGTGCATCTAGTGAAGGAGCTGGTTTGGGGGATGATGCTGATGCTGATGCTCCTAAAACCAAACTAAAGCCATTTTTCTGGGATAAAGTTCTAGCCAACCCTGATCATTCAATGGTTTGGCATCAGATTAAATCAGGATCATTCCA GTTCAATGAGGAAATGATAGAAACCCTATTTGGATATGCAcctgataaaaacaaaaatgaacacAAGAAAGAGTCTTCTTCTCAAGATCCTTCACCCCAGTATATTCAAATACTTGATCCGAAAAAGGCACAAAATTTGTCTATTCTCTTGCGGGCACTGAATGTGACAATAGAGGAAGTCTGTGACGCACTTCGTGAAG GAAATGAGCTTCCTGTAGAGCTTCTTCAAAATTTGTTGAGGATGGCACCCACAGCAGATGAAGAACTGAAGCTTAGGCTCTACAGTGGTGAACTTTCTCAACTTGGGCCTGCTGAGAGGTTCCTAAAAGCATTGGTTGACATACCATTTGCTTTTAAACGACTGGAAGCCCTGCTTTTCATGTGCATTCTACAGGAAGAGGTTGCTACCACTAAAGAGTCTTTTGAAACCTTAGAG GTTGCTTGCAAGGAACTCAGAAATAATCGGTTGTTCCTCAAGCTTCTAGAAGCTGTTCTTAAAACAGGCAACCGAATGAATGATGGAACATTTCGTGGTGGTGCACAAGCGTTCAAGCTTGACACACTTTTGAAATTATCTGATGTAAAGGGAATAGATGGGAAGACTACTCTCTTACACTTTGTTGTTCAGGAGATAATTCGCTCAGAAGGTGTGAGAGCTGCTCGTGCTGGACGAGAGAGCCGGAGCATCTCCAGTGTCAGTGTAAAAACAGACGATCTCCTTGAGGACATTTCCCCTGATACAGAAGACAACTATAGCAGTCTTGGTCTTCAGGTTGTTTCTCAATTGAGCAGTGAACTAGAAAATGTCAAAAGAGCAGCGGTTGTGGATGCTGACAGCTTAACAGGATCTGTGGCTAAACTTGGGCAGTCAGTGGTAGTAACCAGAAATTTCCTGAATAAAGACATGAAGAATTTAGAGGAAAATAGTGGATTCCATGAAACATTAAAAAGTTTTGTGCAGAATGCTGAGGTTGATATCATGTCGCTtctggaagaagaaaaaagaattgcGGCTCTGGTGAAGAGCACTGGTGATTATTTCTATGGGAATGCCGGGAAAGATGAGGGTTTACGATTATTCATCGTTGTACGAGACTTCTTAATAATATTAGATAAGGTATGCAAAGAGGTGGGAGAGGCACAAAAGAGGTCAGCAAAAACACGGAAAAAAGAGGCGTCAACTGCATCATCTCCCTCTCATAAGCACCAGCAACCCTCGCCTGATATTCGACAGCGGCTATTTCCAGCAATTGCAGAGCGACGAATGGGAGATTCTAGTTCCAGTTCAGATGACGAGGGTTAA
- the LOC133703273 gene encoding 21.7 kDa class VI heat shock protein-like, producing MASWKQLEVHTEDQTPHKWSVSLSEDMFKRFFSLGSPEVHKIFGDGSLFSPLLFGKYFDPSDAFPLWEFESDVLLSNLRSSGKTNIDWFQTDDAYVLKADLSAGVENNTVQFFVENGKIMEISGQWKPKRDQSKTKDWRSGNWWEHGYVRRLELPGDADWKDTEAYVSNDMFLEVRIPKSSLDSDTPPAPGKGILAKISDHL from the exons ATGGCAAGTTGGAAACAGCTAGAAGTTCACACAGAAGATCAAACTCCACACAAATGGAGTGTTTCATTAAGTGAGGACATGTTCAAGAGATTCTTTTCCCTGGGAAGTCCAGAAGTGCATAAGATTTTTGGTGACGGATCACTGTTCAGTCCATTATTGTTTGGAAAATATTTCGATCCTTCAGATGCCTTTCCACTTTGGGAGTTTGAGTCAGATGTCTTGTTATCTAATCTTCGGAGCTCTGGCAAGACTAATATTGATTGGTTTCAGACAGATGATGCCTATGTACTAAAAGCTGATTTATCAG CGGGAGTGGAGAATAATACCGTGCAATTCTTTGTCGAAAATGGGAAAATCATGGAAATTAGTGGTCAGTGGAAACCGAAAAGAGATCAGTCGAAAACGAAAGACTGGAGAAGTGGCAACTGGTGGGAACATGGTTATGTAAGGAGGCTTGAGCTTCCAGGAGATGCTGATTGGAAAGATACCGAGGCGTATGTGAGTAATGACATGTTTCTAGAAGTAAGAATTCCCAAGAGCTCTCTGGATTCTGATACTCCTCCAGCTCCAGGAAAAGGTATCCTGGCCAAAATTTCTGATCATCTGTAA